The following proteins are encoded in a genomic region of Pseudomonas saponiphila:
- the icmH gene encoding type IVB secretion system protein IcmH/DotU has protein sequence MTKDSEYPQDDKTVLVDRHEPHAGTGPLTDAAAPLRIEQLEQRMIYAARLQPAQAFNVSLNALVAAASELLSQVVRLKHSVVREDLDALNQQLSAAIRRFEARALHDGAEAGQVRSARYVLCTVADEAVVSTPWGNESQWSQMSLLSSFHNETFGGEKVFQLLEQLTRNPLRHLPMLELIYLCLSLGFEGKYRVAPRGMLELEGIRDALYRQIRQLRGDVPRELSPQWQGFGDQRPDLVRIVPWWTVALFTLVSLAVMYSGFAWVLAQQRESVLQPYRQLDSAASVNAPQDGKL, from the coding sequence ATGACCAAGGACAGTGAATACCCGCAGGACGACAAGACCGTCCTCGTCGATCGCCACGAGCCCCACGCCGGCACCGGCCCGCTGACGGACGCCGCCGCGCCGCTGCGCATCGAGCAACTGGAGCAGCGGATGATCTATGCCGCGCGCCTGCAACCGGCCCAGGCCTTCAACGTCAGCCTCAACGCCCTGGTGGCCGCGGCGTCCGAGCTGCTTTCGCAAGTGGTGCGGCTCAAGCACAGCGTGGTGCGCGAAGACCTGGACGCGCTCAACCAGCAACTGAGCGCCGCCATCCGGCGTTTCGAGGCCCGGGCGCTGCACGACGGCGCCGAGGCCGGCCAGGTGCGCAGCGCCCGTTATGTGCTGTGCACGGTGGCGGACGAGGCGGTGGTGAGCACCCCCTGGGGCAATGAAAGCCAGTGGTCGCAGATGAGCCTGCTGAGCAGCTTTCACAACGAGACGTTCGGCGGCGAAAAGGTCTTCCAGTTGCTGGAGCAACTGACCCGCAATCCGCTGCGCCACTTGCCGATGCTGGAGCTCATCTACCTGTGCCTGTCCCTGGGGTTCGAGGGCAAGTACCGGGTCGCGCCCCGCGGCATGCTCGAACTGGAAGGCATCCGCGATGCCCTGTACCGGCAGATCCGCCAGTTGCGCGGCGACGTTCCCCGGGAGCTGTCGCCGCAGTGGCAGGGCTTTGGCGATCAGCGCCCGGACCTGGTGCGGATCGTGCCCTGGTGGACGGTGGCGTTGTTCACCCTGGTGAGCCTGGCGGTGATGTATTCGGGGTTCGCCTGGGTTCTGGCGCAGCAGCGCGAGAGCGTGCTGCAACCTTATCGTCAGCTTGATTCGGCGGCCTCGGTCAACGCGCCGCAAGACGGGAAACTGTGA
- the tssK gene encoding type VI secretion system baseplate subunit TssK, which yields MNEHKVIWQEGMLLRPQHFQHNDRYFDHQLKTRTQLLGSYTWGFLGLEIDLQYLNMGKLVISRASGILPDGSLFALGESSEPLALDVPANTGKTAVYLALPLVTGNHIEARRAEQSDVLARYITYEAQIADSNADDDSSSQISCGRPDFRLLLGEQQSDQAYVKLKVCEVQGSNAEGVISLDEEFFPTFIQTHASPYLLSCLKEVISMLAHRGDTIAERIRSNGKVGGAEVGDFMMLQLINRGEVVLRHYLDLEQVHPEELYRTLLGMLGDLSTFSSESKRPRLDTRYQHSDQGASFRSLMDAIRQVLSMVLEQHAMELALQERQYGILVAALHDHSLLESASFVLAASANCEAEELRHRLPAHLKVGPVENIRQLVNLHLPGIKVKPLSVAPRQIPFHSSKTYFILEFSPQELSQLERSGGFAFHVSGEFSELELKFWAIRN from the coding sequence ATGAACGAACATAAAGTCATCTGGCAGGAAGGCATGTTGCTGCGGCCCCAGCACTTTCAGCACAACGACCGCTACTTCGACCATCAGCTCAAGACCCGCACCCAGTTGCTGGGCAGCTACACCTGGGGCTTTCTCGGCCTGGAGATCGACCTGCAATACCTGAACATGGGCAAGCTGGTGATCAGCCGGGCCTCGGGGATCCTGCCGGACGGCAGTCTGTTCGCCCTGGGGGAGAGCAGCGAGCCCCTGGCCCTGGACGTGCCGGCCAACACCGGCAAGACCGCGGTGTACCTGGCGCTGCCCCTGGTCACCGGCAATCACATCGAGGCCCGGCGCGCCGAGCAGTCCGATGTGCTGGCGCGCTACATCACCTACGAAGCGCAGATCGCCGACTCCAATGCCGACGACGACTCCAGCAGCCAGATCAGTTGCGGGCGACCGGACTTCCGCCTGTTGCTGGGCGAGCAGCAGAGCGACCAGGCCTACGTCAAGCTCAAGGTCTGCGAGGTGCAGGGCAGCAACGCCGAAGGGGTGATCAGCCTCGATGAGGAGTTCTTCCCGACCTTCATCCAGACCCACGCCTCGCCTTACCTGCTGTCTTGCCTCAAGGAGGTGATCAGCATGCTCGCCCACCGTGGCGACACCATTGCCGAGCGCATCCGCTCCAATGGCAAGGTCGGTGGCGCCGAGGTCGGCGATTTCATGATGCTGCAGTTGATCAACCGCGGCGAAGTGGTGCTGCGCCACTACCTGGACCTGGAGCAGGTGCACCCGGAGGAACTGTACCGCACCTTGCTCGGCATGCTGGGCGACCTGTCGACCTTTTCCAGCGAGAGCAAGCGCCCGCGCCTGGACACCCGCTACCAGCACAGCGACCAGGGGGCGAGTTTTCGCAGCCTGATGGACGCCATTCGCCAGGTGCTGTCCATGGTCCTGGAGCAGCACGCCATGGAGCTGGCCCTGCAGGAGCGCCAGTACGGCATCCTGGTGGCGGCGCTGCACGATCACTCGCTGCTGGAGTCGGCCTCGTTCGTCCTGGCCGCCAGCGCCAACTGCGAGGCCGAAGAGTTGCGCCATCGCCTGCCGGCGCACCTCAAGGTCGGCCCGGTGGAGAACATCCGCCAGCTGGTCAACCTGCACCTGCCGGGGATCAAGGTCAAACCGCTGTCGGTGGCGCCGCGACAGATCCCGTTCCACTCCAGCAAGACCTATTTCATCCTCGAATTCAGCCCCCAGGAGCTGAGCCAACTGGAGCGCTCCGGGGGCTTTGCCTTCCACGTTTCCGGGGAGTTCTCCGAGCTTGAGCTGAAATTCTGGGCCATCAGGAACTGA
- the tssJ gene encoding type VI secretion system lipoprotein TssJ yields MLRCKVLWMRAATLLALSLLGACASMSPYSSLTKLDLRLSASDQLNPDLNGRPSPIVVRLLELKHPVAFENADFFSLYERAKESLAPDLVASEELELRPGQSLELKLSVDRDSRYVGVLAAYRDLPETRWRYVIPITALEVTRSELILDQAGIRNPLQPLARADEQP; encoded by the coding sequence ATGCTTCGCTGCAAGGTTTTATGGATGCGCGCCGCGACCCTGCTGGCGCTGTCGCTACTCGGCGCCTGCGCCTCGATGTCGCCGTATTCGAGCCTGACCAAGCTCGACCTCAGGCTTAGCGCCAGCGACCAGTTGAACCCCGACCTCAACGGCCGACCATCACCCATCGTGGTGCGCCTGCTGGAGCTCAAGCACCCGGTGGCCTTTGAGAACGCCGATTTCTTCAGCCTCTATGAACGGGCCAAGGAGTCCCTGGCCCCGGACCTGGTGGCCAGCGAGGAGCTGGAACTGCGGCCCGGGCAGAGCCTGGAGCTCAAGCTCAGCGTCGACCGTGACAGCCGTTATGTCGGGGTACTGGCGGCCTATCGCGACCTGCCGGAAACCCGCTGGCGCTATGTGATTCCGATCACCGCGCTGGAGGTCACTCGCAGTGAGCTGATCCTCGACCAGGCGGGCATTCGCAACCCTCTGCAACCTCTGGCCCGGGCGGATGAACAGCCATGA
- the tagH gene encoding type VI secretion system-associated FHA domain protein TagH, translating to MELVFEMLDSPQHLPAASASKTFGQGGGRIGRGADCHWVIPDRQRHLSNHHAQVSYRDGAFFLTDTSSNGIVLKDSGARLPKGTPLRIEHGSTYVLGGFVMRAWLLPASAPLALDVGRPLAAGSIIPDDAFLDPDPLKVLAMEEQGELTDDPLALLDSPPQALEPFADYARIDTEHLRVPELVAPAPPPPASPAASLQSPGEPFWERFAEALGVELKDLDPAAREALAIKAASLLRQSVAGLQQSLRTRSELKSELRLGQTQVQSVGKNPLRFAPDASEALERLLLDDKPGQLTGPQAIARAFTDLQAHQVALLAASRAALRSTLEHFSPQQLTLRFERDGKRPWLASAGRHWRAYTRYHQHLRLDDDWSERLLARDFAQAYEEQHRLICTLNTHAHQG from the coding sequence ATGGAACTGGTTTTTGAAATGCTCGACAGCCCTCAGCACCTGCCTGCCGCAAGTGCCAGCAAGACCTTCGGCCAGGGCGGTGGGCGGATCGGCCGCGGCGCCGATTGTCACTGGGTGATTCCCGATCGCCAGCGGCATCTGTCCAATCACCACGCGCAGGTCAGCTATCGGGACGGGGCGTTCTTCCTCACCGATACCAGCAGCAACGGCATCGTCCTCAAGGACAGCGGCGCACGCCTGCCCAAGGGCACGCCGCTGCGCATCGAGCATGGCAGCACCTATGTGCTGGGGGGCTTCGTGATGCGCGCGTGGCTGTTGCCGGCGAGCGCGCCCCTGGCGCTGGACGTCGGCCGACCGCTGGCCGCGGGCAGCATCATTCCCGATGACGCCTTTCTTGATCCGGACCCGCTCAAGGTCCTGGCCATGGAGGAGCAGGGCGAGCTGACGGACGATCCTCTGGCGCTGCTCGACAGCCCGCCCCAGGCCCTGGAGCCCTTCGCCGACTATGCGCGGATCGACACCGAGCACCTGCGGGTGCCCGAACTGGTGGCGCCCGCGCCGCCCCCGCCAGCCAGCCCGGCGGCGTCGCTCCAGAGCCCTGGCGAGCCATTCTGGGAACGGTTTGCCGAAGCCCTGGGCGTTGAACTCAAGGACCTCGATCCGGCGGCCCGGGAAGCGCTGGCCATCAAGGCAGCGAGCCTGCTCAGGCAGAGTGTCGCCGGCCTGCAGCAGAGCCTGCGCACCCGCAGCGAACTGAAGAGCGAACTGCGCCTGGGCCAGACCCAGGTGCAGAGCGTTGGCAAGAACCCGCTGCGCTTTGCCCCGGACGCCAGCGAAGCCCTGGAGCGGCTGCTGCTGGACGACAAGCCCGGGCAGTTGACCGGGCCCCAGGCCATTGCCCGGGCCTTCACCGATTTGCAGGCGCATCAGGTGGCCTTGCTCGCCGCCAGCCGGGCAGCGCTGCGCAGCACCCTGGAGCACTTTTCGCCGCAGCAGCTGACCCTGCGCTTCGAGCGCGACGGCAAGCGCCCCTGGCTGGCCAGCGCCGGGCGTCACTGGCGGGCCTACACCCGTTACCACCAGCACCTGCGCCTGGACGACGACTGGAGCGAACGCCTGCTGGCCCGGGACTTTGCCCAGGCCTACGAGGAGCAGCACCGGCTGATTTGCACCCTCAACACCCACGCCCACCAAGGATGA
- a CDS encoding type VI secretion protein: MSVRPWPLVLLLLVVFGHLGGCSGNYKFNDPSYRPLGDPQTVNRGK; encoded by the coding sequence ATGTCCGTGCGTCCCTGGCCTCTTGTCCTGCTGTTGCTGGTGGTTTTCGGCCACCTGGGCGGTTGCAGCGGCAATTACAAATTCAATGACCCCAGCTACCGCCCGCTCGGAGACCCGCAGACGGTCAACCGCGGCAAGTGA
- a CDS encoding sigma-54 interaction domain-containing protein, translated as MFTQIAQPLAYAESLLGMYCDLARSGDEASLLADFVAAVARLSGCQLTQLYLLDATHTRLELCAECLSDAARPRPVAELPADYNGEQLLQFALCQDRVLFLADLGCGLYQTDFLPEAGGAWRSLLCVPLANPQGAVQGLLLCASREPARLQGFAGSLRLSGSFLLAQRSLRQHWRHALATPPVEAEAPRRVGDYGLIGSSPAMRQTCQLISKVLHSPYTVLLQGETGTGKEVVARAIHDYGPRRLQPFIVQNCAALPEHLLESELFGYRKGAFTGADSDRIGLFEAAQGGTLLLDEIGDMPLVLQAKLLRVLQESEIRPLGSTEPRQIDVRIIAATHRDLPTLVSSGEFREDLYYRLGQFPIELPPLRQRAGDVAQLARYFCDKTCAFLQREALQWSDSALQLLGGYAFPGNVRELKGLVERAVLLCEGRELLPEHLLLQRPAPDDSPSLNLRLRMEQVERGLLLECLHKHGGNRTHAARELGMSRRALHYRLARLQIQPLEPEASCS; from the coding sequence ATGTTTACCCAGATTGCCCAACCACTGGCCTATGCCGAATCCCTGCTGGGGATGTACTGCGACCTGGCCCGCAGCGGCGACGAGGCCAGTCTGCTGGCGGACTTCGTGGCGGCCGTCGCCCGGCTCAGTGGTTGCCAGTTGACCCAGCTGTATCTGCTGGACGCCACCCATACCCGCTTGGAGCTTTGCGCCGAGTGTCTGAGCGATGCCGCGCGACCGCGACCGGTGGCCGAGCTGCCGGCGGACTACAACGGCGAACAGCTGTTGCAGTTCGCGCTGTGCCAGGACCGCGTGCTGTTCCTCGCCGACCTGGGTTGCGGCCTGTACCAGACCGATTTCCTGCCGGAGGCGGGCGGTGCCTGGCGCTCGCTGCTGTGCGTGCCCTTGGCCAACCCCCAGGGCGCGGTGCAAGGGCTGCTGCTGTGCGCCAGCCGCGAGCCTGCCCGGTTGCAGGGGTTTGCCGGTTCGTTGCGCCTGTCGGGCAGCTTCCTGCTGGCCCAGCGCAGCCTGCGGCAACACTGGCGGCATGCGCTGGCCACGCCGCCGGTCGAGGCCGAGGCGCCGCGCCGCGTCGGCGACTACGGGCTGATTGGCAGCAGCCCGGCCATGCGCCAGACCTGCCAGCTGATCAGCAAGGTGCTGCACAGCCCTTACACGGTGCTGCTCCAGGGCGAGACCGGCACCGGCAAGGAGGTGGTGGCGCGGGCCATCCACGATTACGGACCGCGCCGCTTGCAGCCCTTCATCGTGCAGAACTGCGCAGCCTTGCCCGAGCATTTGCTGGAGAGCGAATTGTTCGGCTACCGCAAAGGCGCGTTCACCGGTGCCGACAGCGATCGCATCGGCCTGTTCGAGGCGGCCCAGGGCGGCACGCTGCTGCTGGATGAAATCGGCGACATGCCGCTGGTGCTGCAGGCCAAGTTGTTGCGGGTGTTGCAGGAAAGCGAAATCCGCCCCCTGGGCAGCACCGAGCCGCGCCAGATCGATGTGCGCATCATCGCCGCCACGCACCGCGACTTGCCGACCCTGGTCAGCAGCGGCGAGTTTCGCGAAGACCTCTATTACCGCCTTGGCCAGTTCCCCATCGAACTGCCGCCCCTGCGCCAGCGCGCCGGGGATGTGGCGCAACTGGCGCGCTATTTCTGCGACAAGACCTGCGCCTTCCTCCAGCGCGAAGCATTGCAGTGGTCCGACTCGGCGTTGCAACTGCTTGGCGGCTACGCCTTTCCCGGCAACGTGCGCGAGCTCAAGGGTCTGGTCGAACGGGCGGTACTGCTGTGCGAAGGCCGCGAACTGCTGCCCGAGCACTTGCTCCTGCAACGCCCGGCGCCGGACGACTCGCCGAGCCTGAACCTGCGGCTGCGCATGGAACAGGTCGAGCGCGGCCTGTTGCTGGAGTGCCTGCACAAGCACGGCGGCAATCGCACCCACGCCGCCCGCGAGCTGGGCATGTCGCGGCGTGCCCTGCATTACCGCCTGGCGCGCTTGCAGATCCAGCCGCTGGAACCCGAGGCGTCCTGCTCATGA
- the tssH gene encoding type VI secretion system ATPase TssH, producing the protein MINVDLPQLIQALDAETRRDLERCAERCVARGGSKILVEDLLLELLERPQGLLARALQDAGIEAAELVAVLQPGTEHSASRNPVFAPELVQWLQDALLVASLELGQTQVQQAALLLALLRNPLRYAGSRYQPLLARLNSQRLKDFALAQQADPAAPGQPAAGGESLLQRFTHNLTQQARDGKLDPVLCRDEALRQMVDILARRRKNNPIIVGEAGVGKTAVVEELASRIAAGEVPQALQGVELLVLDMGLLQAGASVKGEFERRLKGVIDEVKAAPRPIIMFIDEAHTLIGAGGNAGGGDAANLLKPALARGELRTIAATTWSEYKKYFEKDPALARRFQPVQLHEPSVDEAVTILRGLAPVYEQSHGIYLRDDAVVAAAQLSARYLAGRQLPDKAVDVLDTACARVRISLAAAPQSLERLRAELAEGGRQCQAQRRDAEAGLSIDRPALAQLQQRLIEAEQERQALEQRWLEQRRLAERLLVLRQELAQARAAASASPQDPEQGRPTVDLDALQAELEAVHGLLSSAQTAERLVSFEVCPRLVAEVISAWTGVPLEQLAREHNARVASFADDLRARIRGQEQAVQALDRSMRAVAAGLNKPDAPVGVFLLVGPSGVGKTETALALADLLYGGERFLTTINMSEFQEKHSVSRLIGSPPGYIGYGEGGMLTEAVRQKPYSVVLLDEVEKADPDVLNLFYQIFDKGLANDGEGRAIDFRNTLILMTSNLASERIDALCQGPQRPSTEDLERAIRPLLSAHFKPALLARMRVVPFYPVDAPVLRELIEIKLQRLGRRLARRQLQFSHCQELVTQLARRCGQSDSGARLIDHLLEAHLLPRVADRLLQAMASGETLGQVYATVDADGGVVCEFA; encoded by the coding sequence ATGATCAACGTCGATTTGCCACAACTGATCCAGGCACTGGATGCCGAAACCCGTCGCGACCTGGAGCGCTGCGCCGAGCGTTGCGTGGCCCGTGGCGGCAGCAAGATCCTGGTGGAAGACCTGCTGCTGGAACTGCTGGAGCGGCCCCAAGGGCTGCTGGCCCGGGCCCTGCAGGATGCCGGGATCGAGGCCGCCGAGCTGGTGGCGGTGCTGCAACCCGGGACCGAGCACAGTGCCTCGCGCAACCCGGTGTTTGCGCCGGAACTGGTGCAATGGCTGCAGGACGCCTTGCTGGTGGCCAGCCTGGAGCTGGGGCAGACCCAGGTGCAGCAGGCGGCGTTGCTCCTGGCCCTGCTGCGCAACCCGCTGCGCTACGCCGGCAGCCGCTACCAGCCGCTGCTGGCGCGGCTGAACAGCCAGCGCCTGAAAGACTTCGCCCTGGCCCAGCAGGCTGATCCCGCGGCCCCGGGCCAGCCGGCGGCCGGCGGCGAATCGCTGTTGCAGCGCTTCACCCACAACCTCACTCAGCAGGCCCGGGACGGCAAGCTCGACCCGGTGCTGTGCCGCGATGAGGCGCTGCGCCAGATGGTGGATATCCTCGCCCGGCGGCGCAAGAACAACCCGATCATTGTCGGCGAAGCCGGGGTCGGCAAGACCGCGGTGGTGGAGGAACTGGCGTCGCGCATTGCCGCCGGTGAAGTGCCCCAGGCGTTGCAGGGAGTCGAGTTGCTGGTCCTGGACATGGGCCTGCTGCAGGCCGGGGCCAGCGTCAAGGGCGAGTTCGAGCGCCGGCTCAAAGGGGTGATCGACGAGGTCAAGGCCGCGCCGCGGCCGATCATCATGTTCATCGACGAGGCCCATACCCTGATCGGGGCCGGTGGCAACGCCGGCGGTGGCGACGCTGCCAACCTGCTCAAGCCGGCCCTGGCCCGAGGCGAGCTGCGCACCATCGCCGCCACCACCTGGAGCGAGTACAAGAAATACTTCGAGAAGGACCCGGCCCTGGCCCGGCGTTTCCAGCCGGTGCAGTTGCATGAGCCCAGTGTCGACGAGGCGGTGACCATCCTGCGCGGCCTGGCCCCGGTCTATGAACAGAGCCACGGCATTTACCTGCGCGACGACGCGGTGGTGGCGGCGGCGCAGTTGTCGGCACGCTATCTGGCGGGCCGCCAGTTGCCGGACAAGGCGGTGGATGTTCTGGACACCGCCTGTGCCCGGGTGCGCATCAGCCTGGCGGCGGCGCCGCAGAGCCTGGAACGGCTGCGGGCCGAGCTGGCCGAAGGCGGGCGCCAGTGCCAGGCCCAGCGGCGCGATGCCGAGGCCGGGCTGAGTATCGATCGGCCGGCCCTGGCCCAGCTGCAACAGCGCCTGATCGAGGCCGAGCAGGAGCGGCAGGCCCTGGAGCAACGCTGGCTCGAACAGCGCCGGCTGGCCGAGCGCCTGCTGGTCCTGCGCCAGGAACTGGCCCAGGCCCGCGCCGCCGCGAGCGCCAGCCCCCAGGACCCGGAGCAGGGCCGGCCAACCGTGGATTTGGATGCCCTGCAGGCAGAACTGGAGGCGGTCCACGGCCTGTTGAGCAGTGCTCAAACCGCAGAGCGCCTGGTCAGCTTTGAAGTGTGTCCACGGCTGGTGGCCGAAGTCATCAGCGCCTGGACCGGTGTGCCCCTGGAGCAACTGGCCCGGGAGCACAACGCCCGGGTGGCCAGTTTCGCCGACGATCTGCGAGCGCGGATCCGCGGCCAGGAACAGGCGGTGCAGGCCCTCGACCGTTCCATGCGCGCCGTCGCCGCGGGCCTGAACAAGCCTGACGCACCGGTGGGGGTGTTCCTGCTGGTGGGCCCCAGCGGTGTCGGCAAGACCGAGACCGCCCTGGCCCTGGCGGACCTGCTGTACGGCGGCGAGCGCTTCCTGACCACCATCAACATGTCCGAATTCCAGGAGAAACACAGCGTCTCGCGGCTGATCGGCTCGCCGCCCGGCTACATCGGTTATGGCGAGGGCGGCATGCTCACCGAAGCGGTCCGGCAGAAGCCCTATTCGGTGGTGCTGCTGGACGAGGTGGAGAAGGCCGATCCGGACGTGCTCAACCTGTTCTACCAGATCTTCGACAAGGGCCTGGCCAACGATGGCGAGGGGCGCGCGATCGACTTTCGCAACACCCTGATCCTGATGACCTCGAACCTTGCCAGCGAACGCATCGACGCCCTGTGCCAGGGCCCGCAGCGCCCCAGCACCGAGGATCTGGAGCGGGCGATCCGTCCGCTGCTCAGCGCCCACTTCAAGCCGGCGCTGCTGGCCCGCATGCGCGTGGTGCCGTTCTACCCGGTGGACGCTCCGGTGCTGCGGGAGCTGATCGAGATCAAGCTGCAGCGCCTGGGCCGGCGCCTGGCGCGCCGGCAACTGCAGTTCAGTCATTGCCAGGAACTGGTGACGCAACTGGCCCGGCGCTGCGGGCAGAGCGACAGCGGTGCGCGACTGATCGACCACTTGCTGGAGGCGCACCTGCTGCCCCGGGTCGCCGATCGCCTGCTGCAGGCCATGGCCAGCGGCGAGACCCTTGGGCAGGTGTACGCCACGGTGGATGCAGATGGCGGCGTGGTCTGCGAGTTTGCTTGA
- the tssG gene encoding type VI secretion system baseplate subunit TssG, which produces MDATHGVAAPALSELSRGIREYSLFQAVMLVVDRLRDAHPQMNDDELYDQLEFQANPSLGFPGSDVDRVEFFEEHGLLHARLRLNLIGLFGSGSPLPAFYGEQALGDTEEGNPTRYFLDLFHHRLQRLMLPIWRKYRYRASFSSGALDPFSSQLFALIGLGGEEIRQARELNWKRLLPYLGLLSLRAHSAALIEAVLRYYFKHAQLVIEQCIERRVQILDEQRNRLGLGNSVLGEDLVLGERVRDRSGKFRIHIRELDWQRFHEFLPIGFGYQPLCALVRFTLRDPLDYDIRLVLRQEEIRELCIGEQNACRLGWTSWLGRERADGVVTLGSLSH; this is translated from the coding sequence ATGGACGCCACGCATGGGGTTGCAGCCCCTGCTTTAAGCGAGCTGTCCCGAGGCATACGGGAGTACTCGCTGTTCCAGGCGGTGATGCTGGTGGTCGATCGACTGCGCGATGCTCACCCACAGATGAACGACGACGAGCTCTACGATCAACTGGAGTTCCAGGCCAACCCGAGCCTGGGATTTCCCGGTAGCGACGTCGATCGCGTGGAGTTCTTCGAAGAGCACGGACTCTTGCATGCGCGCCTGCGCCTGAACCTGATCGGCCTGTTCGGCTCCGGTTCGCCGCTGCCGGCCTTCTATGGCGAGCAGGCCCTGGGCGACACCGAGGAGGGCAACCCGACCCGGTATTTTCTCGATCTGTTCCACCATCGCCTGCAACGACTGATGCTGCCGATCTGGCGCAAGTACCGCTATCGCGCGAGCTTCTCCAGCGGCGCCCTGGACCCGTTTTCCAGCCAGTTGTTCGCCTTGATCGGCCTGGGCGGCGAGGAGATCCGCCAGGCCCGGGAACTGAACTGGAAACGCTTGCTGCCCTACCTTGGCTTGCTCAGCCTGCGGGCCCACTCGGCGGCGCTGATCGAGGCGGTGCTGCGTTACTACTTCAAGCATGCGCAGCTGGTGATCGAGCAATGCATCGAGCGCCGGGTGCAGATCCTCGACGAGCAGCGCAACCGCCTGGGCCTGGGCAACAGCGTGCTCGGCGAGGACCTGGTGCTGGGGGAGCGGGTGCGCGATCGCAGCGGCAAGTTCCGCATCCACATCCGCGAGCTCGACTGGCAGCGCTTCCATGAATTCCTGCCGATCGGCTTTGGCTATCAACCGCTCTGCGCCCTGGTGCGCTTCACCTTGCGCGACCCGTTGGACTACGACATTCGCCTGGTACTGCGCCAGGAAGAAATCCGTGAACTGTGCATCGGCGAGCAGAACGCTTGCCGCCTGGGCTGGACCAGCTGGCTGGGACGTGAACGCGCCGATGGCGTGGTGACCCTGGGCAGCCTCTCTCATTAA